The Echinicola rosea genome has a segment encoding these proteins:
- the purE gene encoding 5-(carboxyamino)imidazole ribonucleotide mutase: protein MSKQVGIIMGSKSDLPIMSEAAKALEELGVNYELTIVSAHRTPRRMIDYAESARQRGIKIIIAGAGGAAHLPGMVASLTSLPVIGVPIKSSNSIDGWDSILSILQMPAGIPVATVALNGAKNAGILAASMVGAYDAKVAENMEKFKKELREKVEENARDVELKGWKDTLDD, encoded by the coding sequence ATGAGCAAACAGGTAGGAATCATCATGGGGAGTAAGTCTGATCTTCCCATCATGTCGGAAGCAGCGAAGGCGCTGGAAGAATTAGGCGTCAACTATGAACTTACCATTGTCTCGGCACACCGAACCCCGAGAAGGATGATAGATTATGCAGAAAGTGCTCGCCAGCGCGGTATTAAAATAATTATTGCCGGAGCCGGAGGAGCAGCTCATCTTCCTGGAATGGTGGCCTCACTGACCTCTCTGCCTGTAATCGGCGTGCCAATCAAGTCTTCAAATAGCATCGACGGCTGGGACAGTATCCTGTCGATCTTGCAAATGCCCGCGGGCATCCCTGTGGCTACTGTAGCCCTAAATGGCGCTAAAAATGCCGGAATATTGGCGGCATCTATGGTGGGAGCTTATGATGCTAAGGTCGCCGAAAATATGGAGAAATTTAAGAAGGAGCTGCGGGAAAAAGTAGAGGAGAATGCACGTGATGTGGAATTGAAAGGCTGGAAGGATACCTTGGATGATTAG
- a CDS encoding lmo0937 family membrane protein gives MSSLLYLIALILVIGWIFGAFVYSVGGLIHILLVLAVIAVLFRLIGGRTV, from the coding sequence ATGAGCTCTTTATTATATTTGATCGCATTGATTCTTGTGATAGGATGGATATTTGGTGCCTTCGTTTACAGTGTCGGAGGATTGATACATATTTTATTGGTTCTTGCCGTTATCGCGGTGTTGTTTCGCCTAATCGGTGGACGGACAGTTTAG
- a CDS encoding 5-(carboxyamino)imidazole ribonucleotide synthase, with product MQDNYQQKVLGIVGGGQLGRMVIQSAINYNIDIHILDPDENAPCRHICHDFSHGNLTDYDTVYAFGKDCDVITIEIENVNTEALEQLAKEGKKVFPQPEIIRLIQDKREQKQFYKANNIPTADFILTDTKAAVLSNADFLPAVNKLGKEGYDGRGVQVLKSEEDLEKAFEAPSLLEKLIDFDKEIAVIVSKNEHGELVAFPPVECAFHPTANLVEFLFAPAQIADEIGEKATKVAKDVITKLDMIGILAVEMFVTKSGDILVNEIAPRPHNSGHHTIEANFTSQFEQHLRSVMGMPLGNTELRIPAAMVNLLGEDGFTGESMVEGMDEAMKEKGVYIHLYGKKITKPFRKMGHVTILEENVEALKAKALKIKNSIKIKA from the coding sequence GTGCAAGATAACTATCAGCAAAAGGTATTAGGAATAGTAGGGGGAGGTCAGCTTGGACGTATGGTCATACAGTCGGCCATCAACTATAACATCGATATCCACATCCTGGATCCGGATGAAAATGCACCCTGTAGGCACATCTGTCACGATTTTAGTCATGGGAATTTGACGGATTATGATACGGTGTATGCCTTTGGGAAGGACTGTGATGTAATTACTATTGAGATAGAGAATGTAAACACGGAGGCACTGGAGCAGCTGGCCAAAGAGGGCAAAAAGGTTTTTCCCCAGCCTGAAATCATCCGTTTGATCCAAGATAAGCGGGAGCAGAAACAGTTTTATAAGGCAAACAATATTCCTACGGCGGATTTTATCCTGACGGATACCAAAGCAGCTGTACTGTCGAATGCCGATTTTCTACCGGCTGTCAATAAATTGGGAAAAGAAGGATATGACGGAAGAGGTGTGCAGGTGCTTAAATCCGAGGAGGATTTGGAGAAGGCTTTTGAGGCACCGAGCTTGTTGGAAAAGTTGATCGATTTTGATAAGGAAATCGCTGTAATCGTCTCCAAGAACGAGCATGGAGAATTGGTGGCTTTCCCGCCAGTAGAATGCGCTTTTCACCCTACCGCCAACTTGGTGGAATTTCTATTTGCTCCGGCGCAGATCGCTGATGAGATAGGTGAAAAGGCCACCAAAGTGGCAAAGGACGTCATTACCAAATTAGATATGATTGGAATTTTGGCCGTGGAGATGTTTGTGACCAAATCAGGAGACATCTTGGTCAATGAAATTGCGCCAAGGCCACATAACAGCGGTCACCATACCATAGAGGCCAATTTCACTTCTCAGTTTGAGCAGCACTTAAGGTCCGTCATGGGCATGCCGCTGGGGAATACTGAACTTCGGATTCCTGCTGCCATGGTCAACCTCCTTGGAGAGGATGGGTTTACCGGTGAGTCAATGGTGGAAGGAATGGACGAGGCCATGAAAGAAAAAGGTGTCTATATCCACTTGTATGGTAAGAAAATCACCAAACCTTTCCGAAAAATGGGGCATGTGACTATTTTGGAAGAGAATGTGGAGGCTTTGAAAGCCAAAGCCCTTAAAATCAAAAACAGCATAAAGATAAAAGCATAG
- a CDS encoding MutS-related protein, with product MKKPVLDFILYLGMKLDLRTINTTQELRTCKRKIASLALSRMFVFLGMVALTILGLTEIRWLLLFFFPLAGLFIYLILLFNLQKDRQAFLKAVANMEHERQLRKERKLAGFDAGEAFKDKKHPFSNDLDLFGEHSLFQLLNHTIGEGGKQLLANWMKAPVDPGKAKKRYSAIKELAGHTDFIKNFEATGKAFIKEEKSKKPFYTWLKTPSAWKSFYWLPLIGGPLAGLAFLGGWLYLGWPLAYLLIWVLGGTGLLGLIFRPLLLAFKNMPDEGDLKTYSIWARELEQLDFKDDYLQELQSPILGDDYRASDALKSLEQRSFMVQSRANMMYLIFNLLFLVDFGVLFSLEQWKKKHGSKVQRWEDVFQEWQVLVSLAAFTHDEGLECPVTWTDEMELNVTDLKHPLLSQSVCVGNDFEVSSDQKTILLTGSNMSGKTTFMRTVGVNMVLTNLGLSPYATSYESGAFWLFTSMRNTDNLGESVSSFYAELARIKSLLEQAGKQYPVFYLLDEILKGTNTTDRVMGSEALIRQLAESNSKGIISTHDIELAELADKIPSLINYSFHSDIKDNEILFDYKIKKGPCPSFNAHKLMELMGIRF from the coding sequence ATGAAGAAACCTGTTTTGGACTTTATATTATATTTGGGCATGAAACTAGATCTTCGCACCATCAATACTACTCAAGAACTACGTACCTGCAAGCGAAAAATTGCCAGTTTGGCATTATCGAGAATGTTCGTGTTTTTGGGCATGGTGGCACTGACCATCCTAGGGCTCACGGAAATCAGGTGGTTATTGCTTTTCTTTTTTCCCTTGGCGGGACTTTTTATTTACCTGATCCTGCTTTTTAACCTCCAGAAAGACCGCCAGGCATTTTTGAAGGCTGTGGCCAATATGGAGCATGAAAGGCAGCTGAGAAAGGAGCGAAAATTGGCTGGCTTTGATGCAGGAGAAGCATTTAAAGACAAAAAGCATCCTTTTTCCAATGATCTGGACTTATTTGGGGAGCATTCTCTGTTTCAGTTGCTGAACCATACCATTGGCGAGGGAGGAAAGCAGTTGTTGGCAAATTGGATGAAGGCTCCGGTCGATCCTGGCAAAGCGAAGAAGCGATATTCCGCGATAAAGGAATTGGCTGGCCATACGGACTTTATCAAGAATTTTGAGGCCACGGGAAAGGCATTCATCAAAGAAGAAAAATCAAAGAAACCATTTTATACTTGGCTAAAGACGCCGAGTGCCTGGAAGTCCTTTTATTGGCTTCCCCTTATCGGTGGGCCTCTTGCTGGACTTGCTTTTTTGGGTGGATGGCTTTATTTGGGCTGGCCGTTGGCTTACCTATTGATCTGGGTGTTGGGAGGCACAGGATTGTTGGGACTGATTTTTCGGCCGTTGCTGTTGGCCTTTAAGAATATGCCCGATGAGGGAGATTTAAAAACCTACAGCATTTGGGCGAGAGAACTAGAGCAGCTGGATTTTAAAGACGATTATCTTCAAGAGCTTCAATCGCCTATTTTGGGAGATGATTACCGTGCTTCTGATGCACTCAAATCCCTAGAGCAGCGTAGTTTTATGGTGCAGAGTCGTGCCAATATGATGTACTTGATCTTTAATTTGCTGTTTTTGGTGGATTTTGGAGTGCTTTTTTCATTGGAGCAATGGAAAAAGAAACACGGCAGCAAGGTCCAAAGATGGGAAGACGTCTTTCAGGAATGGCAGGTTTTGGTGTCACTGGCGGCCTTTACACATGATGAAGGTTTGGAGTGTCCGGTGACGTGGACAGATGAAATGGAGCTAAATGTAACCGATCTTAAGCATCCGCTTTTGTCCCAATCGGTATGTGTGGGGAATGATTTTGAGGTGTCAAGCGACCAGAAGACCATCCTGCTGACTGGATCCAATATGTCGGGAAAGACCACATTTATGCGTACTGTGGGGGTCAATATGGTGTTGACCAACTTGGGGCTGAGCCCCTATGCCACTTCCTATGAAAGTGGGGCTTTTTGGCTGTTTACCAGTATGCGCAATACCGATAACCTTGGAGAAAGTGTCAGCTCCTTTTATGCAGAGCTGGCCAGGATCAAAAGCCTGTTGGAACAAGCGGGAAAACAGTATCCCGTATTTTATCTACTTGATGAGATCCTCAAAGGCACCAATACCACCGACCGGGTAATGGGTAGTGAGGCATTGATCAGGCAGCTCGCGGAAAGCAATAGTAAAGGGATCATCAGTACCCATGATATTGAATTGGCTGAATTAGCTGATAAAATCCCAAGTTTGATCAATTATAGCTTTCACAGCGACATAAAGGACAATGAGATCCTCTTTGATTATAAAATAAAAAAAGGCCCCTGTCCAAGCTTTAACGCCCATAAATTGATGGAATTGATGGGGATTCGCTTTTAG